From Pirellulales bacterium:
AGCTCGTCAGGCCCGCGCCCGGCGGCGCCGAGATCACCACCATGCCCGTGCGCGACTCGAGCACCGGTTTCAAATCCTCCCACATCTTCTCGCGCATGCCGAGGTCGATCGACCGTTTCTTGCGCACATCGGGATCGGGGAACTGGATCAGCACGCGCTCGCCGGTTTGTGTGCCCTGGCTCATCACGCGAGGCGTGTGCTTTTTGCCCTGATACTCGGCGCCGAACGATCCCTGTTGCCGTGCCCGCCGCTCGTTGGGGTTCAACGCGCAGAGCACCTTGAGCACGGCCAGCAGCATGTCGCCCGGCTCGCGCTCCAGGTTCTCGCCCGGATGCCAGACGCCATCCACTTGAAAGCGGACCGAAACCGATTGTTGCGTAAAGTCGAGCATGATCGAGTCGGCCCGGTTGTCGAGACCCTGGGCCAACAACTCGCGGGCCGACAGAAAGCCGGGGGCCTGCCGGGCCGTGAGCAAGTTTACATTGTCGTCGCGCTCGGTCGCGCCGCCGCTGGCCGTGAGCTTGATCGGCGGGCCGACGTCGTCCGCCGTAAGCTGATCGGAACGGACTTTGATGCCGATCATCTGTAATTTCCTGGCCGTCCAGCGGCGAATGTGCGCCGAATTGAACACCTTCTGGTCCAGGGCCACTTGCTGGTTGTGCTTGACGCAATAAACGATGAACGGCACCAGGAAGAACAGGAATTGGAGCGCATAGCCGACCCAGAACGTGACGCTGGACGAAAGCAACGACATGACGGGGTGGCACAGAAAACCGCTCGCCAGAAAGCACAGGCCAAACGGCAGACACATGGCCAGGTTCCAGTTGCGGTTTTGCTTGCGAAAGTAGCGGTCGCGGTTGACCCAGTCGGCGGCGGAGACCCACCACAGGACGACCACCAGGTAAAGCAGTGCCTGAACCACGGCATAAATCAAAATGCCGACGTTGATGTCGACGCCCGTGAATTTGTCTGCCCAGTAAGGCACCAATTTACGGATCACGTCATTGAACGAACCGGCCGACGCTTGGGGCACGGCTACCGGGGCGGCTTGTGGCGCAGCGGGCATCGGCGCTTGGCCCAACGCCGGCAGCGCGGCGAAACACCAGCAAAGGAACCCCAGGAGGATAATGGCAAGTCGTCCGCGCATCACAGGATTCCGGGAGCCTTGACCTCGATGCCTTTGAGCGCCATGCGCAACGCATCGACGTTGGGCGCCACCTCGAACGCCGTGGCACGGTCGATCAGGTCCGTGTCGACCAGGTTTTTGAGACTCATAGTGAAGTCCTGCATCCCTTCCTTATCGCACATGCGGATGGCGTCAGGCAGCTTCTCGTCTTTCTCTTCCAGCACCAGCTTGCGGATGATGGAGTTGAAAATCATGATTTCCACGGTGGGCACGCGTCCCACGCCCGGCTTGATCGACGGCAGCAGCTTCTGGCCCACAATGGCCTTCATGTTCATGGCGATCGCGCTGCGCAGTGCGGAGTGCATCGATTGCGGAAACAGGTCGAGAATACGGCC
This genomic window contains:
- a CDS encoding ATPase, T2SS/T4P/T4SS family, whose amino-acid sequence is MRGRLAIILLGFLCWCFAALPALGQAPMPAAPQAAPVAVPQASAGSFNDVIRKLVPYWADKFTGVDINVGILIYAVVQALLYLVVVLWWVSAADWVNRDRYFRKQNRNWNLAMCLPFGLCFLASGFLCHPVMSLLSSSVTFWVGYALQFLFFLVPFIVYCVKHNQQVALDQKVFNSAHIRRWTARKLQMIGIKVRSDQLTADDVGPPIKLTASGGATERDDNVNLLTARQAPGFLSARELLAQGLDNRADSIMLDFTQQSVSVRFQVDGVWHPGENLEREPGDMLLAVLKVLCALNPNERRARQQGSFGAEYQGKKHTPRVMSQGTQTGERVLIQFPDPDVRKKRSIDLGMREKMWEDLKPVLESRTGMVVISAPPGAGLTSLLHAIVSGMDRYTRGFICVEDAAAKEVQIENVPVTTFNAAGGESPLTVLPKLIREYPDVIVVPDMKDAESAELLCDQTGLDRTVITTARAKEAAEALLRVMTLKMPPQKYAGAVKVAVNMRLVRKLCDKCKEAYAPPPQLLQQLGIPQGRIEALYRPPTPNPEQPQEPCGQCRGIGYFGRTGIFESLVVDDLVRQTLQKKPQVEAVRQAARKAGMRTLQEEGLLLVVTGVTSLPELQRALKET